A part of Paraburkholderia largidicola genomic DNA contains:
- a CDS encoding histone deacetylase family protein has product MKTFFHPEQLLHHPRSYLSRGQMREPQEVPERAARLVAAAKSLDFDVVEPADHGTAAIAAVHDMNYLRFLEEAHRDWKKMPDDWGDEVMSNIYVRDPNPLRGVLAKAARYLADGSCPVGANTYRAAYWSAQSALAAASAVNDGARETYALCRPPGHHARVDAAGGFCYLNNAAIAAQSLRSRFKRVAILDTDMHHGQGVQEIFYGRDDVLYISIHGDPTNFYPVVAGYEEERGAGEGDGFNVNLPMPHGSSEAVFFDKLDDALRVLKRFEPDALVLALGFDIYKDDPQSQVAVTTEGFGRLGEAIGSLKLPSVIVQEGGYHLESLEANARAFFGGFMEKRGG; this is encoded by the coding sequence ATGAAGACTTTTTTCCATCCCGAACAGCTGCTGCATCATCCGCGCAGCTATCTGTCGCGTGGGCAGATGCGTGAGCCGCAGGAAGTGCCAGAGCGTGCAGCCCGGCTCGTGGCCGCGGCGAAATCGCTGGACTTCGATGTCGTCGAACCGGCGGACCACGGCACGGCCGCCATCGCCGCCGTGCACGACATGAACTATCTGCGCTTTCTCGAAGAAGCGCATCGCGACTGGAAAAAGATGCCCGACGATTGGGGCGACGAAGTGATGTCGAACATCTACGTGCGCGATCCGAATCCGTTACGCGGCGTGCTCGCGAAGGCAGCGCGCTATCTCGCCGATGGCAGTTGCCCCGTTGGCGCGAATACATATCGTGCCGCGTACTGGTCGGCGCAGAGCGCGTTGGCGGCGGCATCGGCTGTCAATGACGGCGCGCGCGAAACGTATGCGCTGTGCAGGCCGCCAGGCCATCACGCACGCGTCGATGCTGCGGGCGGCTTCTGCTATCTGAACAACGCGGCGATTGCTGCGCAGTCGTTGCGCAGCCGCTTCAAACGCGTCGCGATTCTCGACACCGACATGCATCACGGCCAGGGCGTGCAGGAGATTTTCTACGGACGCGACGACGTGCTGTACATCTCCATTCACGGCGATCCGACCAACTTTTATCCCGTGGTCGCGGGTTATGAAGAAGAGCGCGGCGCGGGTGAGGGCGACGGCTTCAACGTCAATCTGCCGATGCCGCACGGTTCGTCGGAAGCGGTGTTCTTCGACAAGCTCGACGACGCGCTGCGCGTGTTGAAGCGCTTCGAACCGGATGCGCTGGTGCTTGCGTTGGGCTTCGATATCTACAAGGACGATCCGCAATCGCAGGTTGCTGTGACGACGGAAGGTTTCGGGCGGCTCGGCGAAGCCATCGGCTCGTTAAAGCTGCCCTCCGTGATCGTGCAGGAAGGCGGCTACCACCTGGAGAGCCTCGAAGCGAATGCGCGCGCGTTCTTCGGCGGTTTCATGGAGAAGCGCGGCGGGTAA
- a CDS encoding Zn-dependent hydrolase: MKDLLQIDGARLWRSLMEMAKIGATPKGGVRRLALTDEDVRGRDLFATWCRDAGMTVSVDEIGNLFARREGTRDDAAPVLIGSHLDTQPEGGRFDGVYGVLAALELVRALNDANIVTEKPIEIVSWTNEEGARFTPAMLGSAVFTGITSLDEALAKKDADDITLADALTQSGYRGARAVNGQAVDAYFEAHIEQGPVLEANGTTIGVVTGGQAIRWLDVTVTGMAAHAGTTPMPYRKDAYFASAQMAAELERIVASYAPRGLVTIGQIGIRNASRNTIAGEVSFTVDLRHHEDSQVDAMERDLRDAFERVAQARGVTLRVETYWRSPATPFDSECVALVANAVEALGYSNERIVSGAGHDAIHLARYCPTAMVFIPCVDGLSHNEAEDALPDDVTRGANVLLNAVLARAGVMATADEQ; this comes from the coding sequence ATGAAAGACCTGTTGCAAATCGACGGCGCACGCCTTTGGCGAAGCCTGATGGAGATGGCGAAAATCGGCGCGACGCCGAAGGGCGGCGTGCGGCGTCTCGCGCTCACCGATGAAGACGTGCGTGGCCGCGATCTGTTCGCTACGTGGTGCCGCGACGCAGGCATGACGGTGAGTGTCGATGAAATCGGCAATCTGTTTGCACGCCGTGAAGGTACGCGGGACGACGCAGCGCCTGTGCTGATCGGCAGCCATCTCGACACGCAGCCCGAAGGCGGGCGCTTCGACGGCGTCTACGGCGTGCTCGCCGCGCTCGAACTGGTGCGCGCGCTGAACGACGCGAACATCGTGACGGAGAAGCCGATCGAAATCGTGTCGTGGACCAACGAGGAAGGGGCGCGCTTCACGCCTGCGATGCTCGGCTCGGCGGTGTTTACGGGCATCACGTCGCTCGACGAAGCGCTTGCGAAGAAAGACGCGGACGACATCACGCTCGCGGATGCGTTGACGCAGAGCGGCTATCGCGGCGCGCGCGCCGTCAACGGCCAGGCCGTCGATGCATATTTCGAAGCGCATATCGAACAGGGCCCCGTGCTCGAAGCGAACGGCACGACGATCGGCGTGGTGACGGGCGGCCAGGCGATCCGCTGGCTCGACGTCACCGTGACGGGCATGGCCGCGCACGCGGGCACGACGCCGATGCCGTATCGCAAGGATGCTTACTTCGCGAGTGCGCAGATGGCGGCGGAGCTGGAACGTATCGTCGCGAGCTATGCGCCGCGCGGACTCGTGACGATCGGGCAGATCGGCATCAGGAACGCTTCGCGCAACACGATTGCAGGTGAAGTGTCCTTCACCGTCGATCTGCGTCATCACGAAGACAGCCAAGTCGATGCGATGGAGCGCGATCTGCGCGACGCATTCGAGCGCGTCGCTCAAGCGCGCGGCGTGACGCTCCGCGTCGAAACGTATTGGCGCAGCCCCGCGACGCCGTTCGATAGCGAATGCGTTGCGCTGGTGGCGAACGCAGTTGAAGCACTCGGCTATTCGAACGAGCGCATCGTCAGCGGCGCGGGTCACGATGCCATTCATCTCGCGCGCTATTGCCCGACGGCGATGGTGTTCATTCCGTGCGTCGACGGCTTGTCGCACAACGAAGCCGAAGACGCACTGCCCGACGACGTTACGCGCGGCGCCAACGTGCTGCTCAATGCGGTGCTCGCGCGCGCGGGCGTGATGGCAACAGCGGACGAGCAATAA
- a CDS encoding MFS transporter: MTQTISTARQPGRAATAAFIGTMIEWYDFYIYATAAALVFGELYFPSNDRFVSTMASFATFAVGFFARPLGGIVFGHLGDRIGRKKALMTTLMMMGVATVCVGLLPDYSKVGMLAPVLLVLLRVVQGIAVGGEWGGAVLMAGEHAPQGRRTFFASFAQLGSPAGLILSLIAFRAVTSMDKADFMSWGWRLPFLASSVLLIVGIVIRLGVNESPEFQRVKESNRTAKLPIAEVFSSAWGLVLLCIGANTIGIAGVYFTNTFMIAYTTQYVGVTRSLILDCLFAVAIIQFLSQPLAAWTAERIGSARFLKIAALLAMISPYPMFVLVQSGSVVPMVIGIAIAVVCMASFYSVIAGFVSGIFPTRVRYSGISLAYQVCGAVAGGLTPLVGTWLAHRYTGQWWPLAVFYTCLAGISLVCIVALDARRASHAEQAEAVGAH; this comes from the coding sequence ATGACCCAAACCATCAGTACCGCCCGTCAGCCGGGGCGCGCCGCGACGGCCGCGTTCATCGGCACGATGATCGAGTGGTACGACTTCTATATCTACGCGACGGCCGCCGCGCTCGTATTCGGCGAGCTGTACTTTCCGTCGAATGACCGCTTCGTCAGCACGATGGCGTCGTTTGCGACCTTCGCGGTGGGCTTTTTCGCGCGGCCTTTGGGCGGCATCGTGTTCGGCCATCTCGGCGACCGCATCGGCCGCAAAAAAGCGCTGATGACCACGCTGATGATGATGGGCGTCGCGACCGTGTGTGTTGGCCTGCTGCCTGACTATTCGAAGGTCGGCATGCTCGCGCCTGTGCTGCTCGTGCTGCTGCGCGTGGTGCAGGGCATTGCCGTCGGCGGCGAGTGGGGCGGCGCAGTGCTGATGGCGGGCGAACATGCGCCGCAAGGGCGCCGCACGTTCTTCGCGTCGTTTGCGCAGTTGGGCAGTCCGGCGGGGCTGATTCTGTCGCTGATCGCGTTTCGCGCGGTGACGTCGATGGACAAGGCGGACTTCATGTCGTGGGGCTGGCGTCTGCCGTTTCTTGCGAGCTCCGTGCTGCTGATCGTCGGTATCGTGATCCGTCTCGGCGTGAATGAATCGCCGGAATTCCAGCGTGTGAAAGAATCGAACCGCACGGCGAAGCTGCCGATTGCCGAAGTATTCAGCTCGGCATGGGGTCTCGTGCTGCTGTGCATCGGTGCGAACACGATCGGCATTGCGGGCGTGTACTTCACCAACACGTTCATGATCGCGTACACGACGCAGTACGTCGGCGTGACGCGCTCGCTGATTCTCGACTGCCTGTTCGCCGTCGCGATCATCCAGTTTCTGTCGCAGCCGCTCGCTGCATGGACGGCCGAACGCATCGGCAGCGCGCGCTTCCTGAAGATCGCCGCCTTGCTCGCGATGATCTCGCCGTATCCGATGTTCGTGCTCGTGCAAAGCGGCTCGGTCGTGCCGATGGTGATCGGCATCGCGATCGCCGTGGTCTGCATGGCGAGCTTCTACTCGGTGATCGCGGGCTTCGTCAGCGGCATTTTCCCGACGCGCGTGCGCTACTCGGGCATCTCGCTCGCGTATCAGGTGTGCGGCGCGGTGGCGGGCGGTCTCACGCCGCTCGTCGGCACGTGGCTCGCGCATCGCTATACGGGCCAATGGTGGCCGCTCGCCGTGTTCTATACGTGCCTCGCGGGCATCTCGCTGGTGTGCATCGTCGCGCTCGACGCACGTCGCGCGTCGCATGCCGAGCAGGCTGAAGCTGTCGGCGCGCATTGA
- a CDS encoding LysR family transcriptional regulator — translation MRPDIARFLNDRLDWNLLRTYLVIMQERSLSRAAARLHVTQPAVSQALRRLEETLERKLIERRGPYFAPTQAGEEVYRIASDIYGNISRLETEIDDRTEDISGSIRLLTISRIESPVYDEFLADFHRAYPRIDLQIEVMRSSDIISSLLQKTATAGLGLCRSPHDKLEMRCFLRQRYAIFCGRHHRLYGKSPLTMEDLLAENFVSFTSDQIGDSLSPLTVFRDQKGFTGRIVASSPSLDEVRRLIFAGFGIGCLPEHIVRDDIAQQRLWRLPPEEGLVDVDVHLLWHRDRKMNAADHAFLDSMERCMRRYALSERLGK, via the coding sequence ATGCGCCCCGACATCGCCCGTTTTCTGAACGACCGGCTCGACTGGAATCTGTTGCGCACCTACCTCGTCATCATGCAGGAGCGCAGCCTGAGCCGCGCCGCCGCGCGCCTGCACGTCACGCAACCGGCCGTGAGCCAGGCGTTGCGGCGGCTCGAGGAAACGCTGGAGCGCAAGCTGATCGAACGGCGCGGCCCGTACTTCGCGCCGACTCAAGCGGGCGAAGAGGTCTATCGCATCGCCAGCGATATCTACGGCAACATCTCGCGGCTCGAAACCGAGATCGACGACCGCACCGAGGACATCAGCGGCTCGATTCGCCTGTTGACCATCAGCCGCATCGAGTCGCCCGTGTACGACGAGTTTCTCGCGGACTTTCATCGCGCGTATCCGCGCATCGACTTGCAGATCGAAGTGATGCGTTCGTCCGACATCATCTCGTCGCTGCTGCAAAAGACGGCGACTGCGGGCCTCGGCCTGTGCCGCTCGCCGCACGACAAGCTGGAAATGCGCTGCTTCCTGCGGCAACGCTATGCGATTTTCTGCGGGCGTCATCACCGGCTGTACGGCAAGTCGCCCTTGACGATGGAAGACCTGCTCGCCGAAAACTTCGTGTCGTTCACGAGCGACCAGATCGGCGACAGCCTCTCGCCCCTCACCGTGTTTCGCGACCAGAAGGGTTTTACGGGGCGCATCGTCGCGTCGTCGCCATCGCTCGATGAAGTGCGGCGGTTGATCTTCGCGGGCTTCGGCATCGGCTGCCTGCCCGAGCACATCGTGCGCGATGACATCGCACAGCAGCGCCTGTGGCGCCTGCCGCCCGAAGAAGGACTCGTCGATGTCGACGTGCATCTGCTGTGGCATCGCGACCGCAAGATGAATGCGGCGGATCACGCGTTTCTCGACAGCATGGAGCGCTGCATGCGCCGCTATGCGCTGTCGGAACGACTAGGCAAATGA
- a CDS encoding putative urea ABC transporter substrate-binding protein, with protein MRKLRFFAAAVALSLCFSTPSFAQARKDFKVCWTIYAGWMPWGYAKTQGIMSKWAKKYGINVDVVQLNDYIESINQYTAGKFDGCAMTNMDALTIPATGGVDSTALIVSDYSNGNDGVLIKGAGKKVADLKGQPVNLVELSVSHYLLARALESAGMSERDIKTVNTSDADISGAFATPTVHNAVTWNPMLADLKAKPNVTEVFDSSRIPGEIMDMMVVNTKTLHDNPALGKALTGAWFEIMQTMHGTSPDTEAALTSMAKASGTDLAGYKAQLSTTALFYTPQQALDFATSPNMPKIMTRVAQFSFDHGLLGKGAPNAGAVGMAFDNNVVVGSKSNLKLRFDPTYVRMAAQGKL; from the coding sequence ATGCGCAAGCTCCGATTTTTCGCCGCTGCCGTCGCTCTCTCCCTGTGCTTTTCCACACCCTCATTCGCTCAAGCCCGTAAGGACTTCAAGGTCTGCTGGACCATCTACGCCGGCTGGATGCCATGGGGCTATGCGAAGACGCAAGGCATCATGTCCAAGTGGGCGAAGAAGTACGGCATCAACGTCGATGTCGTGCAACTGAACGACTACATCGAATCGATCAACCAGTACACGGCCGGCAAATTCGACGGCTGCGCGATGACCAACATGGACGCGCTGACCATCCCCGCAACGGGCGGCGTGGACAGCACGGCCTTGATCGTCAGCGACTATTCGAACGGTAACGACGGCGTGCTCATCAAGGGCGCGGGCAAGAAGGTCGCGGACCTGAAGGGCCAGCCCGTCAATCTGGTCGAACTCTCCGTCTCGCACTATCTGCTCGCGCGCGCGCTCGAGTCGGCAGGCATGAGCGAGCGCGATATCAAGACCGTCAATACGTCCGACGCCGATATCTCCGGCGCGTTCGCGACGCCCACCGTGCACAACGCCGTCACGTGGAACCCGATGCTCGCGGATCTGAAGGCGAAGCCGAACGTCACCGAAGTGTTCGATTCGAGCCGCATTCCGGGCGAGATCATGGACATGATGGTCGTCAACACGAAGACGCTGCATGACAACCCGGCGCTCGGCAAGGCGTTGACGGGCGCATGGTTCGAAATCATGCAGACGATGCACGGCACGTCGCCGGACACCGAGGCCGCGCTCACGTCGATGGCCAAAGCCTCGGGCACCGATCTCGCCGGCTACAAGGCGCAACTCTCCACCACGGCGCTCTTCTACACGCCGCAACAGGCACTCGATTTCGCCACCAGCCCGAACATGCCGAAGATCATGACGCGCGTGGCGCAGTTCTCGTTCGATCACGGCCTGCTCGGCAAGGGCGCGCCGAACGCGGGCGCAGTGGGCATGGCATTCGACAACAACGTGGTGGTCGGCAGCAAAAGCAACCTGAAGCTGCGTTTCGATCCGACGTACGTGCGGATGGCCGCGCAAGGCAAGCTGTAA
- a CDS encoding ABC transporter permease produces MRLINRHPGRTGSLMLLLLPFIVLIAVYLTGSSLRLQANPDDKLLPSATQMKDALHEYAFTEDKRTGEYMMWDDTVSSMRRLGIGLIASAAIALVFGIVTGSIPLAGTTLSPFITVISMIPPLAVLPILFIVFGLDELSKVVLIVIGITPMMIRDLQQRTREIPEELWIKAQTLGASSWTLILRVIVPQLLPRLLIALRLALTSAWLFLIAAEAIASTDGLGYRIFLVRRYLAMDVILPYVAWITLLAWLIDEALRRLTQWAFPWYNGGRA; encoded by the coding sequence ATGCGGCTCATCAACCGACATCCTGGCCGCACCGGCAGTCTCATGCTGTTGCTGCTGCCCTTCATCGTGCTGATCGCGGTGTACCTCACCGGCTCGTCGCTGCGGCTGCAGGCCAATCCCGACGACAAGCTGTTGCCGTCCGCCACGCAGATGAAGGACGCGCTGCACGAATACGCGTTCACCGAGGACAAGCGCACGGGCGAATACATGATGTGGGACGACACGGTGTCGAGCATGCGGCGGCTCGGCATCGGGCTGATCGCGAGCGCGGCGATCGCGCTCGTGTTCGGCATCGTGACGGGCAGCATTCCGCTCGCCGGCACGACGCTATCGCCGTTCATCACGGTGATATCGATGATCCCGCCGCTCGCGGTGCTGCCGATTCTCTTCATCGTGTTCGGACTCGATGAGCTCTCGAAAGTCGTGCTGATCGTGATCGGCATCACGCCGATGATGATCCGCGATCTGCAGCAGCGCACGCGCGAGATTCCCGAGGAACTGTGGATCAAGGCGCAAACGCTCGGCGCATCGAGCTGGACGCTGATTCTGCGGGTGATCGTGCCGCAACTGCTGCCGCGTCTGTTGATTGCACTGCGTCTCGCGCTGACGTCGGCGTGGCTGTTCCTGATCGCAGCGGAGGCGATTGCGTCGACGGATGGCCTCGGCTATCGCATCTTTCTCGTGCGCCGCTATCTCGCGATGGATGTGATCCTGCCTTACGTCGCGTGGATCACGCTGCTCGCGTGGTTGATCGACGAAGCGCTGCGCCGCCTCACGCAATGGGCTTTCCCCTGGTACAACGGAGGCCGCGCATGA
- a CDS encoding ABC transporter ATP-binding protein, with product MIEIRNLWKQYGDQVVLERLNLRIAEGEFCSMVGASGCGKSTFLRLLLGQERPTRGAILLDGEPLPPEPDPHRGVVFQRYSVFPHLTVLRNVMLGLELPHAPLTGRLFGARRRLARDEAVAMLARVGLADSLDKYPHQLSGGMQQRLALAQALVMKPRVLLLDEPFGALDPGIRRDMHELLIGLWREAKLTVFMVTHDLKEGFTLGSRVLVFDKVRVDPQAPQAYGARITYDIPLERNGVRETHAAMTIPPLLAVPA from the coding sequence ATGATCGAGATCCGCAACCTGTGGAAGCAGTACGGCGATCAGGTCGTGCTGGAGCGGCTCAATCTGCGCATCGCGGAAGGCGAGTTCTGCTCGATGGTCGGTGCGTCGGGCTGCGGCAAGTCGACTTTCCTGCGCCTGCTGCTCGGCCAGGAACGTCCGACACGCGGCGCCATCCTGCTCGACGGCGAGCCCTTGCCGCCGGAGCCGGACCCGCATCGCGGCGTGGTGTTTCAGCGTTATTCGGTGTTTCCGCATCTCACCGTGCTGCGCAACGTGATGCTCGGCCTCGAATTGCCGCATGCGCCGCTCACGGGCCGTCTGTTCGGCGCGCGCCGCCGCCTCGCTCGCGATGAAGCCGTTGCAATGCTCGCGCGTGTCGGCCTCGCCGATTCGCTCGACAAGTATCCGCATCAACTGTCGGGCGGCATGCAGCAACGTCTCGCGCTTGCGCAGGCGCTGGTGATGAAGCCGCGCGTGCTGCTGCTCGACGAACCGTTCGGCGCGCTCGATCCGGGCATTCGCCGCGACATGCACGAACTGCTGATCGGGCTGTGGCGCGAAGCGAAGCTGACGGTCTTCATGGTTACGCACGACCTGAAAGAAGGCTTCACGCTCGGCAGCCGCGTGCTCGTATTCGACAAGGTGCGCGTCGATCCGCAAGCGCCGCAGGCGTACGGCGCGCGCATCACCTACGACATTCCCCTCGAACGCAACGGCGTGCGCGAAACGCATGCGGCGATGACGATTCCGCCGCTGCTCGCTGTACCCGCATGA
- a CDS encoding urea amidolyase associated protein UAAP1, protein MNETLLEETVPGGGHASLIVKRGQLLRITDPRGGANVAMLLFNAAEKSERLNLPDTLKCQHTARLTKGHCLYSDMGRVLAAIVADTCGWHDSLAGISNAAEVFEKYGQGRYQELRNAFYRNGTDNLLVELGKWGLGISDLLMTLNLFSRVDVTDAGALSFVEGNSKTGDYIELYAPMNTLVVLTAIQHPLDPNPEYAPKPVKLTLRAADPQVAEICRTSCDENARGFINTERFFL, encoded by the coding sequence ATGAACGAAACATTGCTCGAAGAAACCGTGCCTGGCGGCGGACATGCGTCGCTGATCGTCAAGCGCGGCCAGTTGCTGCGTATCACCGATCCGCGCGGCGGCGCGAACGTCGCGATGCTGCTCTTCAACGCGGCCGAAAAAAGCGAGCGCCTGAATCTGCCCGACACGCTCAAGTGCCAGCACACAGCCAGGCTCACCAAAGGCCATTGCCTCTATTCCGACATGGGCCGTGTGCTCGCCGCGATCGTCGCGGATACGTGTGGCTGGCATGACAGTCTGGCCGGCATATCGAATGCAGCCGAAGTGTTCGAGAAGTACGGGCAAGGCCGCTATCAGGAACTGCGCAACGCGTTCTATCGCAACGGCACCGACAATCTGCTCGTCGAACTCGGCAAGTGGGGACTCGGTATTTCGGATCTGCTGATGACGCTGAATCTGTTCAGCCGCGTCGATGTGACCGATGCGGGCGCGCTCAGCTTCGTCGAAGGCAATTCGAAAACGGGCGACTACATCGAACTGTATGCGCCGATGAACACGCTCGTCGTGCTGACGGCGATCCAGCATCCGCTCGACCCGAACCCGGAATATGCGCCGAAGCCCGTCAAGCTCACGCTGCGCGCCGCTGATCCTCAAGTCGCGGAAATCTGCCGCACGTCGTGCGATGAAAACGCACGCGGCTTCATCAACACCGAACGATTTTTTCTCTGA
- a CDS encoding urea amidolyase associated protein UAAP2 — protein MTTSILTTSTLDPADAIFRETLPAGEPWLKELKAGQTLRIRDVEGNQAIDTLFYSLADPRERYDAQRTLRRQQSLYLTTGTVLYSNLGNPMLTIVADTCGRHDTLGGACAQESNTVRYALEKRYMHSCRDNYLRACAHDGRLSKTDIAANINFFMNVPVTSEGGLTFEDGISAPGKYVEVRAEMDVIVLISNCPQLNNPCNAYNPTPAELTIWN, from the coding sequence ATGACGACATCCATCCTCACGACCAGCACGCTCGATCCCGCCGACGCGATCTTTCGCGAGACCTTGCCTGCGGGCGAGCCGTGGCTCAAGGAACTGAAAGCCGGCCAGACGCTGCGCATTCGCGACGTAGAAGGCAATCAGGCGATCGACACGCTGTTCTACAGCCTCGCCGATCCGCGCGAGCGCTACGACGCGCAACGCACGCTGCGCCGCCAGCAAAGCCTCTATCTGACGACGGGCACCGTGCTCTATTCGAACCTCGGCAATCCGATGCTGACGATCGTCGCCGATACGTGCGGGCGTCACGACACGCTCGGCGGCGCGTGCGCGCAGGAGAGCAACACCGTGCGCTATGCGCTGGAAAAGCGCTACATGCACAGCTGCCGCGACAACTACCTGCGTGCCTGCGCGCACGACGGCCGTCTGTCGAAAACCGACATCGCCGCCAACATCAATTTCTTCATGAACGTGCCCGTCACATCCGAGGGCGGCCTCACATTCGAGGACGGCATTTCCGCGCCGGGCAAATACGTCGAAGTGCGCGCGGAAATGGACGTAATCGTGCTGATCTCGAACTGCCCGCAACTGAACAATCCGTGCAACGCGTACAACCCCACTCCCGCGGAGCTGACGATATGGAACTGA